The following coding sequences lie in one Spea bombifrons isolate aSpeBom1 chromosome 5, aSpeBom1.2.pri, whole genome shotgun sequence genomic window:
- the FOXQ1 gene encoding forkhead box protein Q1 → MSLEVFGKAAYEDKVCTSDQEGSLSSPLSGREDELGSDGDFVANSPAPALCPRDSEMDTDTGSLAGEEEEEEEVEEEGEVRLRSDLGGEGVEGSAAFRTQAAEGVKAKTYTRRPKPPYSYIALIAMAIRDSATGRLTLAEINDYLMKKFPFFRGSYTGWRNSVRHNLSLNDCFVKVLRDPSRPWGKDNYWMLNPNSEYTFADGVFRRRRKRLNRVTKCLKEQELQGLPEQQQHQHLIPTRPATQNSAPSSSRLLIAPSASPSMSNNSPSNTTRSTKELTSGTKFSSSFAIDSILSKPFQKKEAPEQDSRSTNGRLLWPAGALLHSVQSAHNYPLMSYPPSSALHHPSALFPLSSLGSNAASLHLQLYRYCMPESLLLLMDSRSEQLSAEPNDDQQHPRRVHPQHSQLFLTPTPSKVFPDHLGNPELLCTLRTPEAFHPYRPETLLV, encoded by the coding sequence ATGAGTCTGGAGGTGTTTGGCAAAGCTGCCTATGAGGACAAGGTGTGCACCAGTGACCAAGAAGGCAGCCTGTCATCCCCACTGTCCGGCAGGGAGGACGAGCTGGGATCGGATGGGGACTTTGTAGCCAACAGCCCTGCTCCAGCTTTATGCCCAAGAGACTCCGAGATGGACACGGACACCGGGAGTCTGGCTggtgaggaggaagaagaggaagaagtgGAGGAGGAAGGAGAGGTGAGGCTGAGGTCAGACCTGGGTGGGGAAGGAGTAGAGGGGTCTGCGGCATTCCGAACCCAAGCAGCAGAGGGGGTTAAAGCTAAGACTTACACCCGCCGCCCAAAGCCCCCCTACTCCTATATCGCATTAATAGCCATGGCTATCAGAGACTCTGCCACCGGGCGCCTGACACTGGCCGAGATCAATGACTACCTGATGAAAAAGTTCCCCTTCTTCAGGGGCAGTTACACTGGCTGGAGAAACTCAGTGCGGCACAACCTGTCTCTCAATGACTGCTTTGTCAAGGTCCTACGGGATCCCTCTCGCCCCTGGGGCAAAGATAACTACTGGATGCTGAACCCCAACAGCGAGTACACCTTTGCAGATGGAGTGTTcaggagaagaagaaagaggTTAAACCGGGTCACCAAGTGCTTAAAAGAGCAAGAGCTGCAGGGGCTTccagagcagcagcagcaccaacATCTGATACCTACAAGACCAGCAACCCAAAACTCAGCCCCCTCATCCAGCAGATTGCTCATAGCACCTTCTGCCTCACCATCAATGTCCAACAACAGCCCCTCCAACACTACAAGGTCCACCAAGGAGCTAACCTCAGGGACCAAGTTTTCCAGCTCCTTTGCAATCGATAGCATCTTAAGCAAACCTTTCCAGAAGAAAGAGGCTCCAGAACAGGACTCGAGATCCACAAACGGACGTCTCCTGTGGCCAGCAGGTGCTTTGCTCCACTCTGTTCAATCTGCCCACAACTACCCATTAATGTCTTACCCCCCATCCTCTGCATTGCATCACCCATCTGCCCTTTTCCCTCTCAGCTCTCTTGGCAGTAATGCTGCATCCTTGCACTTACAACTCTACAGGTATTGCATGCCTGAATCTCTCCTACTGCTCATGGATTCCAGAAGTGAACAGCTTTCTGCTGAACCTAATGATGATCAGCAACATCCCAGACGCGTTCATCCCCAGCATTCCCAGCTCTTCCTAACTCCCACCCCATCCAAAGTTTTCCCAGACCACCTGGGGAACCCCGAGCTTTTATGCACCTTGAGGACCCCTGAAGCTTTCCATCCATATCGTCCAGAGACATTGCTAGTATGA